The genomic region TCTGACCCTGTCCGCGCCTGACGGCCGGGTTCTCCTTTCCAACATCGATCTGAATTTCGGACCCGAACGCACCGGCCTTGTCGGCAGGAACGGCGTCGGCAAGACGACGCTGCTCGGCCTGATCGCGAGGGTGCGCGCGCCGCAATCCGGCACCATCTCGGTTCAGGGACGCGTCGCGATGCTGCATCAGACGGTTCAACTGAAGCCGGATGAACGCGTCGTCGACCTGTTCGGCGCGCGCCGCGCACTGGTCGCGCTGCGTCGTGCCGAACAGGGCCTTGCGAGCACGGGGGAGATCGCCGACCTCGACTGGACGCTCGACACGCGCATCGCGACCGCGCTCGAGCGCGTCGGACTGAGCGATGCGCTCGACGCGCCGCTGGCGACGCTGTCCGGCGGACAGGCCACCCGGGCGCGCCTCGCGGCCCTGACCTTCGCGCAGCCCGACTTTCTGCTGCTGGATGAGCCCACCAACAATCTCGACCGTGCGGGACGCAAGGCGGTGATCGACCTGCTCGCCGACTGGCGACACGGCGCCATCGTCGTCAGCCACGACCGCGAATTGCTGGAGACCATGGACGCGATCATCGAACTGACCTCGCTGCAAGCCAGGCGCTACGGCGGCAATTGGAGCGCGTACGGCGCGCGCAAGGCCATCGAGCTGTCGGCAGCACGGCACAATCTGGCGGATGCCGAAAAGCGCGTCGCCGAGATCGACCGCAACGCAAGAGAAGCCAACGAGCGGAAGGCGCGCAAGGACGGCGCAGGCGCAAGGAAGCGCGCCAAGGGTGATCTGCCGCGCATCGCTGCCGGGCTGCGTAAGGACCGCAGCGAAGACAGCGGCGGCGAGAATGCCCGTCTCGCCGAACGGCGGCGGACGCAAGCGCTCGAACTTGCCAGCGCGGCGCGGCAGCGCGTCGAGGTGCTGCAACCGTTCTCGGTGCAGCTGCCCTCGACGCATCTGCCGGCGAGCAGGATCGTGCTGCGGATCGACGCGGCCGATGTCGGCTACAGCACGGATGCGCCGATCCTGCGTGACGTCACCTTCTCGATGTCAGGTCCGGAGCGCGTCGCGATCACTGGCCCCAACGGCGCCGGCAAGACGACGCTGCTCAAGCTCGTCAGCGGCGAATTGACCGCGGCGCGCGGCACCGTCGAGGTGATGACCCGGTTCGCGATGTTCGATCAGGCAGTCAGCCTGCTCGATGCGTCGGCCTCGATCCTGGAGAATTTCCGGCGCATCAATCCGGATGCCGGCGAGAACGCCTGCCGCGCGGCGCTGGCGCGATTCATGTTCCGCGCCGATGCCGCGCTGCAGCCCGTCGCGAGCCTCTCCGGCGGCCAGTTGCTTCGCGCCGGTCTCGCCTGTGTGCTGGGCGGCGTGAGGCCTCCGCCTTTCCTGATCCTCGATGAGCCGACCAATCACCTGGATATCGAATCCATGGAAGCGGTCGAGGCCGGCTTGCGCGCCTATGACGGCGCGCTGCTGGTCGTCAGCCACGACGAGGCCTTCCTCGAGGCCATCGCGATCACGCGCAGACTGATTCTCGCGTCGTGGAGGTGACGCGGAGAGCGAGAAATTGCCGTTACGCAATCAATGCTCGAACGACGAAGATTAGTCAGGAATTGAACAGCCGAGCACGCGTCGCCTTGGGGTAGGTCGTAAGGCGCGGTGCCCGGCTGTCAGGCCGCGCGACGGTGCGGCCATTCCGCCAGCCTCGCTTGTCCCCAAGCGCGAGGCCGTCGGAGCTGAATCTGGTCTGTTGCTAAATCCGCGCCGTCGAATGGAGCGCGTTTCTCCAAAGGGCAAATGCGACGAAGCCAGCCAGCAACAAAAAGCCGCCACCGGCCGCGATCAGGACATGCGCGAGCGTCATCTTGGAACATCCCAATTGAAAGGCTTCATGCGGAGCGATATGCGCCGCAACCTGGCAATCAAAAGCACTTCAAAATTGATTTGCCCCGCCGGCCGCCGCCGGACAGCCCGAAAGGTGGCTGGCACTGCGCTCTGCCCACCCTTCGATTTCAGAGCGGTCGTCCAGCCACTCGGCTGTTGCCGCTCATCGTGCGGTTCGTCACACCGCTCAATGGCCACGAGGATAATCGATAAAACTTTATCGACAATCGAAACGAAAAATTAAGGTTACCGAGGCGACCCGAAGGCCGGCTCCCACCAAAATATCGAAAACAACCCCATGCAAAGGAGCCGGCGGCCGCCGCTCCGGCCCGCGCGGCGGTCAATTGGAGCAACATCCTCCGGACGAAAGTTCGCAGGGCATGTCACGTTTCGACGCGCTGCCTTGTCTTGGCTTCGGCAATGGCAGCAGCAGAGGACACCATGCACACACTCGGAACCGGAGGCGGTCGTACCCTGATCGCAATCGTCTATCATAGCGCCTACGGCCATACCCGGCGTCAAGCGGAGGCCGTCAGGTCCGGCGTCCAGGATATCGATGGCGCGGAGGCGCTTCTGGTGCCTGTCGAGCACGTGGAACAGAACTGGGATCGGCTGATGGATGCGGAAGCGCTGATCTTCGGCACGCCCACCTACATGGGCGCCGCCTCCGCGGCCTTCAAAGCCTTTCAGGAAGCAACGTCGCGGGCGGTGATGGCCAAGGGCTACCGCTGGAAGGACAAGCTCGCGGCCGGCTTCACCAATTCGGGGGCACACGCCGGCGACAAGCTGTCCACATTGGTCCAGCTTGCGTTGTTCGCCGCCCAGCATGGCATGCACTGGGTCAATCTCGATCTGCCTCCGGGAAACAACTCCGCATCGGGATCGGAAGCCGATCCGAACAGGCTGGGGTTCTGGCTCGGAGCCGGGGCGCAGTCGAACACCGACGAGGGTGTGGACACCGCCCCGCCCGAATCCGATCTCGCGACCGCCCGCCACCTGGGACAGCGGGTGGCGAAGACGGCGCTGCAGTTTGTGCGCGGCCGTGACGCGGCTTCAGCGGCCGTTCGGGCTGCGTCATGACCGACGCGGCTGAAGACGCATCGGCGGCCGAGATCTTCGCCGAGCTGCGTCCGCGCCTGATCCGGCTGGCCTATCGGATGCTGGGCTCGGTCGCCGACGCAGAGGATGTCGTGCACAGCGCCTGGGTGCGCTGGCTCGGCGCCGATCGCGATCAGATGCGCGATCCCAAGGCAGTCTTGCACACCATCGTCACCCGATTATCCCTCAACGAATTGAAATCCGCGCGGCGCCGGCGTGCCGCCTATGTCGGACCGTGGCTTCCCGAACCGTTCTTCGACCCCGAAGCAGAGGAAGCGGCGGACGATCTGATCCTGCCGTTGATGATTGCGCTGGAACGCCTGTCGCCATTGGAGCGGGCAGCCTTTCTGCTGCATGACGTGTTCGGCTTGGGGTTCGATGCCGTATCGGAGACGATCGGGCGTGAGGCTGCGACCTGCCGCAAGCTCGCCAGCCGCGCACGCGCGCATATCCACGCTGCCAGGCCGAGGTTTGTCGTCAGCAATGAAGAAGGCCTGCGGCTCGCAAATGCCTTCTTCACGGCAACCCGGACAGGCGACCTCGCCACGCTGCGCGCGATGCTCGCCGAAGATGTCGTGGTCTATGCGGATGGTGGCGGCCGGGTTCCTGCACCTATCCGACCTCTGCTCGGGCTTGAAGCAACCATGGAGCGCTTCGCCGCGCTTGCCCGGCTCTTCGCCGTGCAGCCCTCGCGATTGATCCGCTACGCGACCATCAACGGATTGCCGGGCTTCATCACCATCGAGGACGACCTCGTTCAAACGACAGCCTTGCATATCGAAGAACAAAAGGTCGTTGCGATCTATGTGACCCGCAATCCGGACAAGCTGCAAAACGTCCCTAATATGACGGGGCGGCGAAACTGATCGCACCCCTCGAAGCACCCGCGCGCTGGGTCATTGGCTGACAATCGCGCGCCGCGGACCGGGTCGCGACGACCGGCCGCGTCCTCCTGGTCCGGCGCAGCCGGATGCTTTGGCGGGGTCGGATCGATTGGTTAGATGGCGGAGAGGGAGGGATTCGAACCCCCGATAGGCTTGCACCTATGCCGCATTTCGAGTGCGGTGCATTCAACCACTCTGCCACCTCTCCAGTGGCCCGGGTGATTTGCGCCACCCGCGGTCGGGGCGTGTTCTAGGCGAGGATGGCGGGACAGACAAGGCGCTGCAATAATATTTCCGTCACCGGCGCCTCGCGCCACCGAAGCACCGGGATACGCCAGGAAAGCGCGCGGAAACAAAGCACTAGAGCGTTTTCGAGCGAAGTGGACACCGGTTCGCGTGAAGAAAACGCGTCAGAACAAGAATCCAGAGCTTCGGTTCTGATTCAATCAGAACCGAAGGTCTAGCAGAACGGTTCTGGTTCGATCGGCGCGCGAGCGAACCAGCCGGAGCAGGAGCGGGCCATGGAGCATGTGACGATTCGAGCCAATGGTGCGGCGTTCCACGTCGCGCGGACCGGCGCTGGGAGGCCGCTGCTGCTGTTGCACGGCTGGCCGGAATTCTGGCTGACCTGGAAGCCGGTGATGGCCCGCCTCGCCGACCGCTACACCCTGATCGCGCCCGACCTGCGCGGCTTCGGCGACAGCGACAAGCCGCACGGCGCCTATGGCCCCGATCAGCATACCGACGACATGCTGGCGCTGCTGGACGCGCTCGGCGTCGACAAGGCCGGCGTGGTCGGCCACGACGTCGGCGGCGCCGTGATGCAGCCCCTCGCCCGCAAGGCGCCCGACCGCATCGCCGGCTTGTTCTTGTTCGATTTCGTCTATCCCGGCATCGGGCCGCGGATGGCCGCGCCCGACCGGCTGAACCACATCTGGTACCAGTCGTTCCACCAGATGGAGATGGCGCCCGCGCTGGTCGGTGCCAGCAGAGACAGCTGCCGCACCTATATCCGTCATTTCCTGCACAACTGGTCGCACCGCAAGGCTGCGTTCGACGACGTGATCGAGGATTTCGCCGACAATTTCTGCAAGCCCGGCAATCTCGCCGGCGGCTTTGCGCATTATCGCGCGTCACATGCCGCGCGCGTGAAGATGATGCAGGGCGAGGCCCCGGCGCTGCCGCCGATCACTGTGCCGACCTGCATTCGCTGGGCCGAGCACGACCCGCTGTTTCCCTATGCCTGGACCGACCGGCTGGGCGAGACCTTCTCCGATCTGGACCTTGGGATGTTTCTCGATGTCGGGCATTTCCCGCATCGCGAGGACCCCGACCGCGCGGCCGCCGAGATCGCCGGCTTCTTCGCGCGGATCAATTGGAAGTAGAAGTGGTGGGACCGCCAGGACGCGACAAAAACTGGCGGTCCCGTGCCGCTTCTTAATATTGCTGGCCGGGAAGTGCGGCTTCGCCGGTCGGCGGGAGCGACACGGGCCACGGTAGCGAGCGACGTCGAAACGGCAACGCGAACCCGATCTTAACCTAACCGATCAACCTTACCGCGCGTAATCCGGGGCCGCTGGATCTGCGGATGGAGGTGCCCCGGATTTCGCTTCGCTGCATCCGGGGCTACGCAGGCTTACCTCCCCTTGAAAAGGGGAGGTCGCTTTGCTCGCCAGAGCAAAGCGGGTGGGGATCTGCTCTCTCCGCAAACAGCATCGCCTGCGGCTGCCCCCCCATCCCGACCTTCCCCCTTTCAGGGGGAAGGAGAAGGCAGACAGTAGCACGGATGAAGCGCGCGCGATCGCCGAGCCAGCGCGGCTCAGGCGTCGGCCTTCTTGGCCTTTTTGGCCTTTTTCTCGTTCTTTTCGCTCTCGTCATCCTTGTCTTTCTTCTCGGCCTTCTTCTCGTCCTTGCCGTTGTCTTTCTTGCGATTGGTGTAGCGGGCATTGCCAAGCCCGGTTCCGATCGTCAGCACGCCCCAGCGCGCGACATCCTGCATGAACGGGACCTCGGCCAGCCCCTGCACCACGCCGTCATTATGCATCACGATCGCGGTGTCATGATCGCCGATCTGCGGGATCGCCTCGACCAGACTCGCCGGCAAGTTGAATTTGCTGCTCTCCCAATTGCCGGGCAGGTTCTGCGCTCCCTTTTCGATCGATCCGTCCTCATTGATGACACCGGGACAGGCGATGCCGATGAACGGCGCGAGCTTGAGATTCTCCTTCTCGGCGGCGGCGATCAACTCCTTCAGCATCTTCACCAGCCGCTTCACCGCGCCTTCGCGCGTCGGCTCGTCATCGGCGTGGCGCCACAGCTCCGATTTCCAGACCGTGGCCTTGGAGAGATCGGGCGCCTTCTTCCAGCGCGTCTCGACAACGCCGCAGCGGATATTGGTGCCGCCGATGTCGACGGCGAGGACGCCGTCATGGGCCTCGAAAATCCACGATGGCGCGAGATGCAGCGTGCCGATCAGCCCGGCATCGTCGGGGTGAAAGCGGATCGGCAGCAAATCGACCTTGAAATCCTCCGACTTCAGGATGATCTCGGTGCGCGCGATGGCGAGCTCACCGAGCCTGGAGTCGCGGAAGCCGCCGCCGACCACGATGCGCTCCGTCTTGGCCCAGGCCTTGGTGTTGAGGAAACGCCGCGTCACATAGGCGAGCTCCTGGGCAAACTCCTCGATCGCGCTATGCACGACCGCCGAGGCCTCGGTGTCGTCGCCGACCAGCAGCTCGTCGAGCTTCTTCTTGCTGATCTTGTCCGACGGCTCGTCGCCGAACGGATCCTCGTCCGACTTGCGCAGCGGCTTGCGCCAGCGGTCGAGGATCTTGCGGAAGGCGCCCTTGGAGGCGCGATCGCCGAGAAAGCCCTCGTCGTCCTTCAGCTCGATGTTGAAGCTGTCGATGTCGACAGACGGCAGCCGCGCGGCACCGTGGTGCGCGATGCCCGTGGTCAATCCTGCGTCGTCGGCCATTCGCCCTTGCCCGTCTTGAGGTCGGGTCGTTAACGGCGGGGAACCCAATTGGTTGCTTGCAGCGCGCGCCGGCGCCATTTGATGGACGGGTTTGGCGGCAAGACCGGCTCCACGGGTGCGGCGGTCACGCTGGGCCAGCCCGCTCCAGACCATACGGCGCCAAACGGACCGCCAGCCTGGCCGCGACCAAGCGTCGGCTTGGCCGCCGATTCGGGCCAAAACCATCCCAAACCCTTCATTTTTGGCCGGTTTTTGCCCTGCTTTACCTTGACTCTCGGTCGTTTGCGGCTATAAGTCCCCCATCCGGCGCGGGGATTTCTCGCGCCGATTGTTTTCGTGCGGACCATTTGGGAATTCATTCCCTTCGCACGTGACACGCAACCCATAGCGACTGAACAAAAAGCCGACCCGGGCGAACCGTCCGAGGCCGGGATCGAACACGAAGGAATCAAACGATGTTCGCAGTCATCAAAACCGGCGGCCGGCAGTACCGTGTCGTTCCGAATGATGTACTCGAGATAGGCAAGATCGCCGGCGATGTCGGCACGATCGTGCAGCTTGGCGAAGTTCTGGTGCTCGGCGGTGACACGCCGGTGCTGGGAACGCCCACCGTGGCAGGCGCGTCCGTTGCAGCCGAAGTGCTGCAGCACAAGCGCGGCGCCAAGGTGATCGCGTTCAAGAAGCGTCGCCGCAAGAATTCACGCCGCAAGCGCGGCTATCGCGACGAGCTCACGGTACTTCGCATCACCGAGATCCTCGCCGATAACGCCAAGCCGACCGTCGGCCCGCGGCCGAAGAAGGAAAAGGTCGCAGCGCCCGCCGATGGCGAGGACGCAGCGCCGAAGGCGGCCAAGAAGAAGGCGCCCGCAAAGGCGCCGGCCGCCAAGAAGGCTCCGGCCAAGAAGGCCGCAGCCAAGGCTTAAGAAGAAGTGATCGTCGCGCTTTCAGATGTGAAGCGTGACAAAACGTGAAATGATTCCGTCAAGGAATTGATCTAGAGATCAAAGCGAAGTCGGAGACGAGCCATGGCTCACAAAAAAGCAGGCGGTTCATCGCGCAACGGACGTGATTCCAAGGGCAAGCGCCTTGGCATCAAGGCGTTCGGTGGCGAGCGCGTGATCCCCGGAAACATCATCGCGCGTCAGCGCGGCACCACCTGGCATCCTGGCCTTAATGTCGGCATGGGCACCGATCATACTCTCTTCGCCAAGGTCGAGGGTCATGTCGAGTTCCGTGCCAAAGCCAACGGCCGCACGTTCGTATCGGTTATTCCGATGGCAGAGGCGGCCGAGTAGACGGTGGACACACATGAGTCCGCCGGGTCCTGTTGAACCGGCGGAGTCGCAAAGGGCTCCAAGGGGAGGCGGGATGACCGGCCTCCCCTTTTTGTTGCGCGCGTTCGAGTTCGAACGCGCGTGACGTTCCAAGCGTTGCGTATCGATTTTTCGCATCACAGGAGCTCGACATGTTGCAGGACATCCCGACGCCGACCTTGCGCGAGGCAAGAGCATGCGTCCTCGAGACCGAACGGCTGACATTGCGCAAGCCGACGCTCGCGGACGTAAAAGCAATCGCACGCCTCGCCAATGACCGCCGCATCGCGGAGAACACCCGCCGCCTGCCGCATCCCTATACCCACGACGACGCCATCGACTTCGTGCGCGCGCTCGGCGCCGGCGGACGTGAAACCGTTTTCCTGATCGAGAACAATCACACGCCGATCGGCATGGTCGGCATCGACTGGCGCGAGGAGACATCGGCCGAACTCGGCTACTGGCTCGGCGTCGACTATTGGGGCCAGGGTTTCGGCACCGAGGCCGCGCGCGCCGTGATCGATTACTTCTTCGAGGAATTCGATCTCGACCAGCTGATCTCGGGCGCCCGCGTCGTCAATCCGTCGTCGCGCAACATCCTCGAGAAGTGCGGCTTCCAGTGGGGCGGCGTCGAGCTGCACCGCTTCGAGGCGCTGGGCTCATCGAGCCCGGTCGACTGCTTCCGCCTGTCGCGCGGCGTCTGGGCGTCGCTGAAGAGCTGGAACAACTCGACCCGGCGGGAGAGCTGAGACTTCTGGTCTTCACCCTCCCCTGGAGGGCAGGGCAATCGCATATGGAATGAACCGATTCTTCCGCGCCGTCATGGCCGGGCTTGTCCCGGCCATCCACGTCTTTTCTTCGCGTGGAAACGAAGACGTGGATGCCCGGGACAAGCCCGGGCATGACGAGTTTGTGGGAACTCCGATTACCTCAAACGCCACATGCGATTGCCCTGCCCTGGAGGGGGAGGGTCGCTGGGCATGCAGCGGAGCGGAATGCGCAGCGGGGTGGGGTGACAGTCGCTCCACCCGGATGCTGCCCGTGTTGAGAGATCACCCCACCCCGTCTCACATTTCGCTGCGCTCAATGTGATCCGACCCTCCCCCTCCAGGGGAGGGTAAACATCACGCCGGCGGATTCACTGCGGAATCCGGGCGCCCAAGCTGCTGCTCGCGGACGAAGATGTAGAGGCCGGCGGCGATGATGATGGCGGCGCCGATGATGGTGGCCCAGGACGGCACGTCGCCGAACACCACGAAGCCGAAGATCACCGCCCAGACGATCATCGAATACTGGTAGGGCACCACTACGCTCGCCGGCGCGAGCTTCAGCGAACGATTGACGCAGAGCAGCGCCGCGACCGAGATGATGCCGGCCGTGAAGAACAGCACGAGGCTGCCGGCTGACGGCGTCACCCAGCCGAACGGCGAGAGCACGAGGCCGAGGATGAAGGTGCCGCCGAACTGCGACGTCGCCAGCACGATATCGGGCGTCGCGCGCAGCGAGCGCGTGATCAGCATCAGCACCGCAAACGACAGGCTGCCGCCAAGCGCGATCATCGCCGGCCAGCTGATCGTCTGCGCCGACGGCCGGAGCGCGATCAACACCCCGCAGAAGCCGACCAGGATCGCGGTCCAGCGCCGCCAGCCGATATGCTCGCCGAGCACGAGGCCCGACATCGCGGTAACGAAGATCGGTCCGGCCAGATAGTAGGTGATGACGTCGGCGAGCGGCAGATAGACGGTCGCCAGGAAGAACGCCGCAACCTCCACCGTCGACAGCGTGACGCGCAGCAATTGCAGCCACGGGCGCTCCAGATGCAGGAAATCCGCGCGCCGCTGCCACACGATCGGCAGCAGCACGAGCAGCGCCGCGCAGGCGCGCAGCCACAGCAATTGCCCGACCGAATAGGTGGCGACGATGAATTTGCCCATCGCGTCGCCGAACGAGAACATGAAGATCGACAGCAGCATCAAGCCGATGCCGGCGAGCCGCGCCGACCGGTCGTCGTAGGAAGACAGTTTTGCGAACAGGCTCATGAGCAGACTTGCGCTATTGTTCCCGAGTCGTCCGGTTTTAAAGACGTGGATGCCCGGGACAAGCCCGGGCATGACGAATTGAACGGATTGCCGCACCTGCGTCGCTGCGATACCGGTAGCTGATCCCGGCAACAAGAAGAGCAGGAAACGCCGCATGAGCGACTTCGACCCCACCCAGCATCGCATGGTCCCCGCGCAGCGCTGGTTCGAGGATTTCGTGCTCGGCGAGCGCTTCGTGATTCCGAGCCGGACCCAGACCTCGGCCGTGTTCGCGGCGTTCCAGACCGCCAGCGGCGACACCCATCCGATCCATTACGACGTCGAATATTGCCGCGCGCGCGGCATGCCTGATCTGCTCGCCCACGGCTTCCAGACCCTGGTGCACACCGCGCCCGGCGCCGGATTGTTTCCCTATGTCGTGGAGGAGTCGCTGATCGGCTTCCTCGAGCAATCGAGCAAGTTCCTGAAACCGGTCTATGCCGGCGATACCATCTACTCCGCGCTGGAGGTGATCGAGCTGTCGCCGGGCAAGACCACCGGCGTCGTGACGCTGCGCTCGACCGTGCACAACCAGCGCCGCGAGCTGGTGCTGGAGGGGATGCAGAAATTCCTGGTCCGGAGACGGCCTGCTTAGCCGCTTGGGCCGCAAAAAGGCCCGAAAATTAAGGCTTTTCGCCGAAGTCAGGGCCTTTCCGGGTTGCCGCAAAGGCCACCCTGCCCTAACTAGAGCGGATCATGAAATTCCTCGATGAAGCCAAGGTCTATATTCGCTCGGGCGACGGCGGCAACGGCTGCGTCGCGTTCCGGCGCGAGAAGTTCATCGAGTTCGGCGGTCCCTCCGGCGGCAATGGCGGTCGCGGCGGTGACGTCATCATCGAGTCCGTCGACGGACTGAACACGCTGATCGATTACCGCTACCAGCAGCACTTCAAGGCACAGAAGGGCACCAATGGCATGGGCAAGGACCGCCATGGCGCCAACGGCAAGCCGATCGTGCTGAAGGTGCCGGTCGGCACCCAGGTGTTCGACGAGGACCGCGAGACCCTGCTGCACGACTTCACCGAACTCGGCGAGAAATTCGTGCTGGCTGAAGGCGGCAATGGCGGCTTCGGCAACGCGCATTTCAAATCCTCCACCAACCGCGCGCCGCGCAACGCCAATCCCGGCGCGCCCGGCGAAGAGCGCTGGATCTGGCTGCGGCTGAAGCTGATCGCCGATGCCGGCCTGGTCGGCCTGCCCAACGCCGGCAAATCGACCTTCCTGTCGGTGGTCAGCGCGGCACGGCCGAAGATCGCCGACTATCCCTTCACCACGCTGCATCCGCAGCTTGGCGTGGTGAATTTCGGCGGCCGCGAATTCGTGCTCGCCGACATCCCCGGCCTGATCGAAGGCGCGCATGAAGGCGCCGGCCTCGGCGACCGCTTCCTCGGTCACGTCGAGCGCTGCCGCGTGCTGCTGCATCTGGTCGACGCGACCTGCGAGCATGCCGGCAAGGCCTACAAGACGGTGCGCACCGAGCTCGAAGCCTATGAGGGCCATCTCGCCGACAAGATCGAGATCGTCGCGCTCAACAAGATCGACGCCGTCGCGCCCGACGAACTGAAGAAGCAGAAGGACCGCCTCAAGCGGGCGGCGAAGAAGACCCCGCTGTTGCTGTCAGGCGCGACCGGCGAAGGCGTGCAGGATGCGCTGCGCGCGCTGGTCGAGGTGATCGGCGAAGCGCCGGTGTCCAACAAGGCCAAGGGCGGCCAGGCGGAGCCGTGGGCGACGCCGGTGCCGCAGGGTTGAACGGCACAAGCCGCGCAACACCTGGACTTCCCAAGCCACATTGTGGCGTCTATTGCTTCCACCTTCCTGCCAGACCGAATCCATGAAACGCCCCGCGCTCAAGAACTTTCGCCGTATCGTCGTCAAGGTCGGCTCGTCGCTGCTGGTCGACTCGCAGGCCGGCGAAGTGCGCGCGTCCTGGCTTGCCGCGCTGGTCGAGGACATCGCAAAGCTGCACAAGCGAGGCTGCGAGGTCATGGTGGTGTCGTCGGGCTCGATCGCGCTCGGCCGCAGCCGCCTGAAGCTGCCGCGCGGCCCGCTGAAGCTCGAGGAGAGCCAGGCGGCCGCGGCCGTCGGCCAGATCGCGCTGGCGCGAATCTGGTCGGAGGTGCTCGGCCATCACGGCATCGGCGCCGGGCAGATCCTGGTGACGCTGCAGGACACCGAGGAGCGCCGCCGCTATCTCAACGCGCGCTCGACTATCGCCAAGCTGCTGGAATGGGGTGCGGTGCCCGTGATCAACGAGAACGACACGGTCGCGACCACCGAGATCCGCTATGGCGACAATGATCGCCTCGCCGCCCGCGTCGCCACCATGGCGAGCGCGGATCTGCTGATCCTGCTGTCCGATATCGACGGCCTCTACACCGCGCCGCCCGCGCTCGATTCCGACGCCAGGCTGATCCCGGTGGTCGAAAGCATCACCTCGGAGATCGAGGGGATGGCCGGCTCGGCCGGCTCGGAGCTGTCGCGCGGCGGCATGACCACCAAGATCGAGGCCGCGAAGATCGCGACCACGGCCGGCACCCATATGCTGATCGCGTCCGGCAAGATCGAGCATCCGCTTGCTGCGATCGCCGATGGCGGCCGCTGCACCTGGTTCCTGACCCCGGCCAATCCCGTCACCGCGCGCAAGCGCTGGATCGCGGGCTCGCTCGAACCGAAGGGCACGCTGACCATCGATGCCGGCGCGGTGGCGGCGCTGCGCGCCGGCAAGAGCCTGCTGCCGGCCGGCGTGATCCGGGTCGACGGCCAGTTCGCCCGCGGCGATGCCGTGGTGGTGCGCGGCCCCGACACCCATGAGATCGGCCGCGGCCTGGTCGCCTACGACGCCGAAAACGCCGAGAAGATCATGGGCCGCTCTTCGCCCGACGTGATGACCATTCTGGGCATCAGCGGCCGGTCCGAGATGATCCATCGCGACGACCTCGTGATCGGCCCGGCCGGGGCGATCCCGCCCAAGTAGGCCATTGGATAGGCCATTGGCCGAGCGGGCGGCCTGCCGCCCACCTGCCATGCCGGTTCCGCGCCTCGCCACCCTTCAATTGCCATGCTAGAACATGGCCTTAGTCCAAAGCTGGTAATTTCATGAGCGCCCCCCTGAAGG from Bradyrhizobium elkanii USDA 76 harbors:
- a CDS encoding ROK family protein; amino-acid sequence: MADDAGLTTGIAHHGAARLPSVDIDSFNIELKDDEGFLGDRASKGAFRKILDRWRKPLRKSDEDPFGDEPSDKISKKKLDELLVGDDTEASAVVHSAIEEFAQELAYVTRRFLNTKAWAKTERIVVGGGFRDSRLGELAIARTEIILKSEDFKVDLLPIRFHPDDAGLIGTLHLAPSWIFEAHDGVLAVDIGGTNIRCGVVETRWKKAPDLSKATVWKSELWRHADDEPTREGAVKRLVKMLKELIAAAEKENLKLAPFIGIACPGVINEDGSIEKGAQNLPGNWESSKFNLPASLVEAIPQIGDHDTAIVMHNDGVVQGLAEVPFMQDVARWGVLTIGTGLGNARYTNRKKDNGKDEKKAEKKDKDDESEKNEKKAKKAKKADA
- a CDS encoding flavodoxin family protein — encoded protein: MAAAEDTMHTLGTGGGRTLIAIVYHSAYGHTRRQAEAVRSGVQDIDGAEALLVPVEHVEQNWDRLMDAEALIFGTPTYMGAASAAFKAFQEATSRAVMAKGYRWKDKLAAGFTNSGAHAGDKLSTLVQLALFAAQHGMHWVNLDLPPGNNSASGSEADPNRLGFWLGAGAQSNTDEGVDTAPPESDLATARHLGQRVAKTALQFVRGRDAASAAVRAAS
- the rplU gene encoding 50S ribosomal protein L21, translating into MFAVIKTGGRQYRVVPNDVLEIGKIAGDVGTIVQLGEVLVLGGDTPVLGTPTVAGASVAAEVLQHKRGAKVIAFKKRRRKNSRRKRGYRDELTVLRITEILADNAKPTVGPRPKKEKVAAPADGEDAAPKAAKKKAPAKAPAAKKAPAKKAAAKA
- a CDS encoding sigma-70 family RNA polymerase sigma factor; translation: MTDAAEDASAAEIFAELRPRLIRLAYRMLGSVADAEDVVHSAWVRWLGADRDQMRDPKAVLHTIVTRLSLNELKSARRRRAAYVGPWLPEPFFDPEAEEAADDLILPLMIALERLSPLERAAFLLHDVFGLGFDAVSETIGREAATCRKLASRARAHIHAARPRFVVSNEEGLRLANAFFTATRTGDLATLRAMLAEDVVVYADGGGRVPAPIRPLLGLEATMERFAALARLFAVQPSRLIRYATINGLPGFITIEDDLVQTTALHIEEQKVVAIYVTRNPDKLQNVPNMTGRRN
- the rpmA gene encoding 50S ribosomal protein L27 produces the protein MAHKKAGGSSRNGRDSKGKRLGIKAFGGERVIPGNIIARQRGTTWHPGLNVGMGTDHTLFAKVEGHVEFRAKANGRTFVSVIPMAEAAE
- a CDS encoding alpha/beta fold hydrolase encodes the protein MEHVTIRANGAAFHVARTGAGRPLLLLHGWPEFWLTWKPVMARLADRYTLIAPDLRGFGDSDKPHGAYGPDQHTDDMLALLDALGVDKAGVVGHDVGGAVMQPLARKAPDRIAGLFLFDFVYPGIGPRMAAPDRLNHIWYQSFHQMEMAPALVGASRDSCRTYIRHFLHNWSHRKAAFDDVIEDFADNFCKPGNLAGGFAHYRASHAARVKMMQGEAPALPPITVPTCIRWAEHDPLFPYAWTDRLGETFSDLDLGMFLDVGHFPHREDPDRAAAEIAGFFARINWK
- a CDS encoding GNAT family N-acetyltransferase, whose amino-acid sequence is MLQDIPTPTLREARACVLETERLTLRKPTLADVKAIARLANDRRIAENTRRLPHPYTHDDAIDFVRALGAGGRETVFLIENNHTPIGMVGIDWREETSAELGYWLGVDYWGQGFGTEAARAVIDYFFEEFDLDQLISGARVVNPSSRNILEKCGFQWGGVELHRFEALGSSSPVDCFRLSRGVWASLKSWNNSTRRES
- a CDS encoding ABC-F family ATP-binding cassette domain-containing protein, giving the protein MPASIALSHLTLSAPDGRVLLSNIDLNFGPERTGLVGRNGVGKTTLLGLIARVRAPQSGTISVQGRVAMLHQTVQLKPDERVVDLFGARRALVALRRAEQGLASTGEIADLDWTLDTRIATALERVGLSDALDAPLATLSGGQATRARLAALTFAQPDFLLLDEPTNNLDRAGRKAVIDLLADWRHGAIVVSHDRELLETMDAIIELTSLQARRYGGNWSAYGARKAIELSAARHNLADAEKRVAEIDRNAREANERKARKDGAGARKRAKGDLPRIAAGLRKDRSEDSGGENARLAERRRTQALELASAARQRVEVLQPFSVQLPSTHLPASRIVLRIDAADVGYSTDAPILRDVTFSMSGPERVAITGPNGAGKTTLLKLVSGELTAARGTVEVMTRFAMFDQAVSLLDASASILENFRRINPDAGENACRAALARFMFRADAALQPVASLSGGQLLRAGLACVLGGVRPPPFLILDEPTNHLDIESMEAVEAGLRAYDGALLVVSHDEAFLEAIAITRRLILASWR